In Paenibacillus dendritiformis, the DNA window CACATTCATTTCCTTGATTTTATTCCGTATAGATTCATTTTGTAAACCAAACAATGCCGTAAAATATTGCGATAAGTTCTTCCGAGGATCCTGAATCCTCTCCCCACAAGATGCTGAACAAAGCACTTGGCAATGGGTAACCTCGCGTAGCCAGTTTACGCCGGAAATATGATCATAGTGCTCATGCGTAAGCAGGACTTGTACCTGGTTGATCGAATGATATTGCAAAAATGTATAGAGTTCATCTTCTATAAACGGATCAATGATCAAAGCGCGATCCTTTTGATGAATCACATACATACGAGAGTCGATCGGTTCAAAGTAAGAACAGTAAATGGAAGATTCAGTAAGTTGATACACAAATTTCACAAAAATCAAACCTTCCTAGCTCCATTATCATGGCACCATAGCTTAATCCACTTCCAAAGGCGCTAAGGCAGCATGTAAAGCTCTCATGAATCAATCGCTCACCTAAATTAAAGGCTGCTGTTAACGGGATCGACGCACCGCTTGGATTGCCAAAGTTTTGCACAATATTCATAAAAAGCTTTTCCCTGGGAGCACCAATTTTGTCAGCCAGCTTCTGCAGCATGAATTTATTCGGTTGATGAAAGACATACCAGTCGATTTCCTTTTGGCTAATTCCGGAAAATTCAATCGTATTGGCTATCAGAGGAGGGACTTTCGTCATCACAAACTGGAAGACGGCCGTGCCATCCATAACGAGATTTTCCAGACTGCGTATGTTGCCGTCACCACTATCTCTCATCTGAGCCGTTTCTGGACTGCAGGGCATGCGTGATCCACCGGCTGGGATGATTAATGCTTCGCCTTGTGTCCCGTCCATAGAAACTTGAAAATAAATAGGCTTGGCCGCTTCATCCTGCTCGACAACGGTAATCGTGGCACAGTCTCCGATTAACGGGTAGCTGTTGCGATCCTGCTTGGAAACTTTCTTGCTCAATGTGTCTGTATTGAATAGCAGCACTTTCATCCCTGGATTGTAGTCAAGCAGCATGAACGCTTGCATCAATCCGATAAGAAATCCATTGCAGCCCTGTAAAATATCCAAGCATAATACTTCTTCGGAAAGACCAAAATGGGCTTGAATCCTATTGCTCACATGAGGAACGAAATGATCGGGTGTGATCGTAACGACAATCACGGCACAAATGTCTGCTTTGTTAATCTTTTTCGCTTGCAGCAGTTGCTCCAATCCATAGATGCAAAGATCGGATGAGGCGGTATCTTGCTTGACGACTCGATGCTTCTCAAAGCCCATTACCGATTTCAACCGTTTGGTTTGTGCTTCGGGAAATGTATAATTGCCAATTTCATCGTCAAAAAACACTTCCGATTCGGGCAACACACACATGATTCCGGATATTTTCTTATTACGAAATACCATTTTCATAAGGTTTACTCGCTTTCATGCATGTTATTGCACATCACCGCCGCTTTTCTTAACAAGGCCAGCAATGGCAGGAAGACTCATAAAATGTTCAGGCACAATATCGAGCGGATCAATTAAAACGGTAAACTTATCCTCCAGTTCAGTCACGAGCGATACGATGTCGAACGAATCCAGCAAGCCGTCGCTTATAAAGTCAGTGCTTGATGCAAAATCGCATTCCGGTCGAAGTTCTTTTAAAATATCCATGATCGTATCCATCATCGTCACTCCTTGGTTTGTATGTGTATCTAACCCCAAAATTTCACCTATTCTTTCAAAATCATAATATAATCCACAACGCCATCTTGGACAAACCCATTTCTCTCATGGTAAGCGATAGGGCCATGGCACAGCGCATTGACCCATAAGTAACATTGTTCAATGTGTGGACTGTTTTGAATTTTGTGTTGCCACATTTTTCGTCCGAAATGTTGCTTACGGTATTCGTTGCGTACGACCACAAACCCCAAACAGGCTATTTTTTTGTTTTTGGAATCAAATGACGTAAGCCCTGCAATCCGTCCATCCCGGCGAATGATAAAAACTTCTTCGTCCTCTATCATCCTGCGTACGGTTGCCAGGGAAGGAAAATGGGCAGTAATAGGATCGAACTCGTCATGTAATATGTCTAGTATTTCCTGAGCATCAGCAGTTTGCGCCAACTCCACTTCCGCTGTATTGACTTCGGCATCTCGATCAATCGTTGCACAAGTCATACGAATAAACTTCGCATAGCAAGTGAAGCCATATCTGGTCAATTCTTCGCTTAGGCGGATCCCTTGTGGCTCCTTTACTACGATATCGCAAACAACCGTTAAATCTGTTGAAGGGATCAGTCTCCTAAGCTCTTGCAACGCTTGTTCATCACGGGCGTAGTAATATACCCGCAATAAACTGCCGTCAGGAATAAGCACAACGGATGCATCCTGTCCAATCACCACTTTCAGATCGCTCGAAAGTTCGATTTCCTCAAGCCGATTCTTGGTAAACATTGCGTTGGTTCTCATTTGTCGGGATTTGATGCTGCGGATAAACGCAAACAATCGTTCTACTTGTTCCAATGACTGTCCCTTCTTCGCAAGTATAGTTAGCGGCTCTCACTTAGTTGCTGTTTCAGGTAAAGGCGATCAATTTTGCCATTTGTGTTCCGCGGTAATTCCTGCAGACACACATATTTGTTCGGAATCATATACTTGGGCAATAGTTCGGCTATCGCTTTACGCATATCAGCAGGCTGCATATCCGTTAATGATTCGTAGTAGAATACTATCTCCTTGCGAACATGATCGTAAACAGCACATCCATTTTTAACCAATTTCATGCTGTTGATGATTACATGCTCGACTTCACCAAGATCGATGCGGTAGCCCATGTGCTTGATTAAAGTATCTTTGCGTCCTCTGAAAATCAATTCGCCACGTTCATTCTTCAATACAATATCGCCCGTACGATAAATTAGCTCTGGATAGGCGGACTGAAGTGGATTTTGCACAAAGGCAGCGGCTGTTTTTTCCGGATTGTTATAATACCCCATTGCAAGGGAAACGCCGCGAACGCACAACTCCCCTTCTTCATTGACTCCAGCAAGTATGTTTTCATCGTTTAATATCAAGATATCGGTATTCCGACAAGGAAAGCCGATCGGAACAACTTCATCATCCCGAAAATCACGATCTACGATAAAATATGTACAATCCAGCGTAATCTCGATAGGTCCATATAGGTTAATAAAGCGTGCATGCGGTAAATGCCTTCTCCACACATTTAACTGCTTCGTTGGAAATACTTCACCGGCAAACCACACCGTCTTGAGGTCGGGCAACTCAATGTGATCAAGCAGCCCCATATTGGCGATATTGACCATAATGGTAGGCACCCAAAAAATATACGATACTTTGGTTTCCTGCATTAGGTTCAATATTTTTACCGGAAACGGCGACAGCCCATCCGGTATGATCACGATGGTACTGCTCTTTGCCATGAGCATGCACAGTTCAAAACTATAAATATCAAATACAATCGGCGAGAGGCTTCCTATGATTTCATCATTGTCAATGCCTAGTGTTTCAACAGCCCAATCCGTAAAATCAATAAAACTCAAATGGTTGAGAACTACGCCTTTTGGTACACCCGTAGAACCAGACGTGTTAATAATACAACTTGGATCGGTGCTTATCAGCCGCTGAAGCCGTGCAGAAATCAGTTCTTCCTCGTAAACCAACTGTTGAAAATCCAACGTATCGAAGGTAACGATTTGCACTTCGGATGC includes these proteins:
- a CDS encoding MBL fold metallo-hydrolase; translation: MKFVYQLTESSIYCSYFEPIDSRMYVIHQKDRALIIDPFIEDELYTFLQYHSINQVQVLLTHEHYDHISGVNWLREVTHCQVLCSASCGERIQDPRKNLSQYFTALFGLQNESIRNKIKEMNVQPYSCKADQIFTNELELTWFGHHVYVRETPGHSIGSVCILVDNHIIFTGDSLTNGTPVVTRLPGGNRQAYQSVTQPYLYGLRQDMLVFPGHGDIDTIGNLLQRS
- a CDS encoding 3-oxoacyl-ACP synthase III family protein gives rise to the protein MKMVFRNKKISGIMCVLPESEVFFDDEIGNYTFPEAQTKRLKSVMGFEKHRVVKQDTASSDLCIYGLEQLLQAKKINKADICAVIVVTITPDHFVPHVSNRIQAHFGLSEEVLCLDILQGCNGFLIGLMQAFMLLDYNPGMKVLLFNTDTLSKKVSKQDRNSYPLIGDCATITVVEQDEAAKPIYFQVSMDGTQGEALIIPAGGSRMPCSPETAQMRDSGDGNIRSLENLVMDGTAVFQFVMTKVPPLIANTIEFSGISQKEIDWYVFHQPNKFMLQKLADKIGAPREKLFMNIVQNFGNPSGASIPLTAAFNLGERLIHESFTCCLSAFGSGLSYGAMIMELGRFDFCEICVSTY
- a CDS encoding acyl carrier protein; its protein translation is MMDTIMDILKELRPECDFASSTDFISDGLLDSFDIVSLVTELEDKFTVLIDPLDIVPEHFMSLPAIAGLVKKSGGDVQ
- a CDS encoding GNAT family N-acetyltransferase, coding for MEQVERLFAFIRSIKSRQMRTNAMFTKNRLEEIELSSDLKVVIGQDASVVLIPDGSLLRVYYYARDEQALQELRRLIPSTDLTVVCDIVVKEPQGIRLSEELTRYGFTCYAKFIRMTCATIDRDAEVNTAEVELAQTADAQEILDILHDEFDPITAHFPSLATVRRMIEDEEVFIIRRDGRIAGLTSFDSKNKKIACLGFVVVRNEYRKQHFGRKMWQHKIQNSPHIEQCYLWVNALCHGPIAYHERNGFVQDGVVDYIMILKE
- a CDS encoding amino acid adenylation domain-containing protein is translated as MTEYLDQTVKTSPDKIAVIDHNQSIDFKTLVVNAKKLACFISRIMGDMINAPIAVYMEKSIGSIVSDIAILYSGNAYMNLDIKTPAARTRSIIELIQPRLVLTNSKYVGHLKEIASEVQIVTFDTLDFQQLVYEEELISARLQRLISTDPSCIINTSGSTGVPKGVVLNHLSFIDFTDWAVETLGIDNDEIIGSLSPIVFDIYSFELCMLMAKSSTIVIIPDGLSPFPVKILNLMQETKVSYIFWVPTIMVNIANMGLLDHIELPDLKTVWFAGEVFPTKQLNVWRRHLPHARFINLYGPIEITLDCTYFIVDRDFRDDEVVPIGFPCRNTDILILNDENILAGVNEEGELCVRGVSLAMGYYNNPEKTAAAFVQNPLQSAYPELIYRTGDIVLKNERGELIFRGRKDTLIKHMGYRIDLGEVEHVIINSMKLVKNGCAVYDHVRKEIVFYYESLTDMQPADMRKAIAELLPKYMIPNKYVCLQELPRNTNGKIDRLYLKQQLSESR